One stretch of Epinephelus lanceolatus isolate andai-2023 chromosome 15, ASM4190304v1, whole genome shotgun sequence DNA includes these proteins:
- the tulp4b gene encoding tubby-related protein 4 isoform X1, producing MSRNYEPGHSVGMLAAVEHGPILCSDSNILCLSWKGRVPKSEKDKPVCRRRYYEEGWLATGNGRGVVGVTFTSSHCRRDRSTPQRINFNLRGHNSEVVLVRWNEPFQKLATCDMEGGIFVWIQYEGRWSVELVNDRGAQVSDFTWSHDGTQALIAYRDGFVLVGSVSGQRHWSSEINLESQITCGIWTPDDQQVLFGTADGQVIVMDCHGRMLAHVLLHESDGIVSMSWNCPNFLVEDSTESDTDSDDNILPLVRRVKPLLTVTFLSGDISLMNNYDDLSPAVIRSGLKDVEAQWCSQGDLLAVAGMERHGLPVDSACSSIMRNALVKFYNVQGEHIYTLETPAQRPITTICWGHRDSRLFLACGPALYVVRVEHRVASLQLLCQQGIASALREEKDVGKLNMPSLLCSYVTTAFIPTIKPPIPDPNNIRDFVSYPTAGNERLHCTMKRAEDSPEAGGPCYTLYLEYLGGLVPILKGRRISKLRPEFVIMDPKMDSKAEEVCVNPMISYTDSCNCSDSSDIELSDEWVGKKSPKLSRGNRSPKLYMMNMESRKSPKLSRANQESQRSPRLPTKKPPVRSPSLTRREFSMDGITEHNYLAQVTSNIWGTKFKIVGLASFLPANLGAVIYKTSLLHLQPRQMTIYLPEVRKISHDFMSLPVFNPNVFSEDEDDLPVMGPSGVAGDNPPCTVNIPIAPIHSPAQAMSPTQSIGLVQSLLANQNIQLDVLTNPTATAAAAAAAAAASVPVTDHGQDAVPTPYPVPARYSNPGQVIFNGLEMGPLLPGTLPPPPPPHHLPPQPHPQRSHSQQPRQLPSKQSQQMQAQQQQQQQQQQQQQQQQQQQQQQQKIMHHHQQQQQQQQQHHQQHQVQQQQQMQQNPQQVTHQQLHHQQQIQQQQQQMQLQHEQMQQQQQQMQQQQQQIRQQIQEMRQQQQQLQQQHQQIQQQHQQMQRQHQQMQQQLKMQMVLPPPPSGYPTISLQQIHLLPPPPTTEPGFSRAEHSHTLKPSLPRTLPPFSDMDGSMEIQMRKVNPPPPYPGTVVSAATVTAVATPQTLVTNCDSPSVLAPDPCLKKDEFLLHPVTLQYPTPLGYERITTFDSSGNVEEVCRPRRRLVRNQNAYAVHGIGGSATLKVTSSENKKIQLPYSSATLSRLSVPRYSIPSGDPPPYPDPANQVTATLPPPQRIDSSLIHATLRRDRREVGLKVPQMMESSRTLPTKAKMNSALALSYQQRVPTALYTCTQCSSNSSSTSVSVSGGGTTSSGIAGGTVVRQDFPPGKGAHHSTIIVHSKSNTPMASQSSYSLLSAVDNSRDRTVYVNSAFTEDETLNQQCHLEKSVRQLTLGDVSLTVKRPPPYQWDTSTTEEFWLTPEQTMLGPPPGPHKPPPLIISQAQHIDMTRLPFVLTTKPPTSQTTSTLTFPSGYQISLSPFPPGVAHGGPPLQTLQNPPPQCSPNEVVGSVPYAQQDPNLVLPPGYPPSLANLACCPLPPMYPGASSCAGLQLHPVSLHPWNPYPCPPPMQDPPAPPLPTKTHQILEKPILSPPPPTGPPPPPPLPPPPPPTELPPSKSATEDLAESANNFPEPSSLNESPVPQESERFNKKSRKRLDSRAEEANMPTVSEGKSRKEGRALSDFNTLISSPRLGSREKKKPKGQREQLNKTKKMSRTTNEFQDSSESEPELFISGDELMNQNQSSKKSWKNKRSMRMASELEEIKCRKANEREDRSLGSQGFVYVMANKQPLWNEATQVYQLDFGGRVTQESAKNFQIELDGRQVMQFGRIDGNAYILDFQYPFSAVQAFAVALANVTQRLK from the exons ATGTCCAGGAACTATGAG CCTGGTCACTCAGTAGGGATGTTGGCTGCCGTGGAACATGGTCCCATCCTCTGCAGCGACTCCAACATCCTCTGCCTCTCGTGGAAAGGCAGGGTCCCCAAGAGTGAAAAGGACAAGCCGGTATGCCGGAGGCGGTACTATGAGGAGGGCTGGCTTGCCACGGGGAATGGGAGAGGAGTTGTTGGGGTGACGTTTACATCGAGTCACTGCAGGAGGGACAGGAGCACACCTCAGAGAATCAATTTTAACCTGCGAGGACACAACAGCGAG GTTGTCTTGGTACGTTGGAATGAACCCTTTCAGAAGCTGGCCACCTGCGATATGGAGGGAGGGATCTTTGTGTGGATCCAGTATGAAGGGAGATGGTCAGTAGAGCTGGTCAATGACAGAGGAGCCCAG GTGAGTGACTTCACTTGGTCACATGATGGCACTCAAGCCCTCATCGCATACCGGGATGGCTTTGTGTTAGTTGGCTCGGTCAGCGGACAAAGACACTGGTCGTCTGAGATTAACCTGGAGAGTCAGATCACCTGTGGCATCTGGACGCCTGATGATCAACAG GTGTTGTTTGGCACAGCGGACGGTCAGGTGATAGTGATGGACTGTCATGGACGAATGCTCGCACATGTTCTATTACACGAGTCTGATGGGATCGTGAGCATGTCCTGGAACTGCCCCAACTTCCTGGTGGAAGACAGCACAGAGAGCGACACAGACTCTGATGACAATATTCTGCCTTTAG TGCGGCGAGTCAAGCCGTTGTTGACAGTCACCTTCTTATCCGGAGATATCAGTTTAATGAACAACTATGACGACCTCTCTCCTGCTGTAATTCGCTCAGGGCTGAAAG ATGTTGAGGCCCAGTGGTGCTCCCAGGGAGACCTCCTGGCTGTGGCCGGCATGGAGAGACATGGGCTTCCTGTTGACTCTGCCTGTTCGTCCATCATGAGGAATGCCCTCGTTAAGTTCTATAATGTCCAAGGAGAGCACATCTACACTTTGGAGACACCGGCACAG agGCCCATCACCACCATCTGTTGGGGTCATAGAGACTCCCGTCTGTTCCTTGCATGTGGACCAGCACTCTATGTGGTGCGTGTGGAGCACAGGGTGGCCAGCCTCCAACTTTTATGCCAGCAGGGCATCGCCAGCGCCCTGCGAGAGGAGAAGGATGTGGGGAAACTGAACATGCCCTCGCTGCTCTGCTCCTATGTCACCACTGCTTTCATACCCACCATCAAG CCCCCAATCCCTGACCCCAACAACATCCGTGACTTTGTCAGCTATCCCACAGCTGGGAATGAGCGGCTCCACTGCACCATGAAGCGAGCAGAGGACAGCCCAGAGGCAGGCGGACCCTGCTACACTCTTTACCTAGAATACTTAGGAGGACTGGTGCCCATCCTCAAAGGAAGGCGCATTAGTAAACTACGGCCCGAGTTTGTCATTATGGATCCAAAAATGGACAGCAAAGCAG aggaggtgtgtgtgaatCCCATGATCTCATACACTGACAGCTGTAACTGCTCTGACTCCAGTGACATTGAGTTGAGCGATGAGTGGGTCGGGAAGAAGTCACCGAAGTTATCCCGAGGAAACAGGTCACCCAAACTCTACAT GATGAACATGGAATCAAGAAAATCTCCCAAACTTTCACGTGCCAATCAGGAAAGCCAACGGTCGCCACGGTTACCAACAAAGAAGCCTCCAGTTCGGTCTCCAAGTCTGACACGCCGAGAGTTTTCCATGGATGGGATCACAGAG CACAACTACCTTGCTCAAGTCACATCCAACATTTGGGGGACGAAATTCAAAATTGTTGGACTTGCTTCCTTTCTCCCTGCCAATCTCGGTGCAG TCATCTATAAGACGAGTCTGCTTCATCTGCAGCCGAGACAGATGACAATCTACCTTCCAGAGGTGCGAAAGATTTCTCATGACTTTATGAGCCTGCCTGTGTTCAACCCCAACGTGTTcagtgaggatgaggatgacTTACCAG TGATGGGGCCGTCTGGAGTGGCAGGAGACAACCCTCCCTGCACAGTCAACATTCCCATTGCTCCTATCCACAGCCCGGCTCAGGCCATGTCTCCAACTCAGAGTATCGGCCTGGTTCAGTCTCTCCTGGCCAATCAGAACATTCAGCTCGATGTCCTGACCAACCCTACAgccactgcagcagctgcagctgcagccgcAGCAGCCTCTGTCCCTGTTACTGATCACGGGCAGGACGCAGTTCCAACACCATACCCAGTGCCAGCTAGATACTCAAACCCTGGTCAGGTGATCTTCAACGGGCTGGAGATGGGTCCTCTTCTCCCTGGTACTCTTcctcccccacctccaccccaccaTCTCCCACCGCAGCCTCACCCGCAGAGGTCTCATTCACAACAGCCTCGCCAGTTGCCGTCTAAACAGTCACAACAAATGCAggcacagcagcaacagcaacagcaacagcagcagcagcagcagcagcagcagcagcagcagcaacagcagcagaaaataatgcatcatcatcaacaacagcagcagcagcagcagcaacaccaTCAACAACACCAGGttcagcaacagcaacaaatgCAACAAAACCCACAGCAAGTGACGCACCAACAACTTCACCACCAACAGCagatccagcagcagcagcaacagatgCAGCTGCAGCATGAACAgatgcagcaacagcagcagcagatgcaacagcagcaacagcagatcCGCCAACAGATCCAGGAGatgagacagcagcagcagcagctccagcagcagcaccagcagatCCAGCAACAACACCAACAGATGCAGAGGCAGCACCAACAAATGCAGCAGCAACTAAAGATGCAGATGGTGCTGCCCCCTCCTCCATCTGGCTATCCAACTATTTCATTACAACAGATCCAtctcctgcctcctcctcctaccACTGagcctgggttcagcagggcGGAGCATAGCCACACTCTTAAACCAAGTCTGCCACGGACTTTACCTCCCTTCAGCGACATGGATGGATCAATGGAGATTCAGATGAGGAAGGTGAATCCCCCTCCTCCATACCCAGGCACTGTGGTGTCTGCAGCAACAGTTACAGCTGTTGCTACACCTCAAACTCTTGTCACAAACTGTGACAGCCCAAGTGTCCTGGCACCAGACCCCTGCTTGAAGAAGGATGAATTTTTGCTCCACCCTGTCACTTTACAGTACCCGACACCCCTTGGGTATGAAAGGATCACGACCTTTGACAGCAGTGGCAATGTGGAGGAGGTTTGTCGGCCGCGCAGGCGCCTCGTTCGCAACCAAAATGCATATGCTGTCCATGGCATCGGAGGCTCGGCCACACTCAAGGTCACTTCCTCTGAGAATAAAAAAATCCAACTTCCCTACAGCTCAGCAACTCTTAGTCGTCTCTCTGTCCCTCGATACTCAATACCTAGTGGTGACCCTCCTCCTTACCCTGATCCAGCCAATCAAGTAACTGCtacacttcctcctcctcagaggATTGACAGCAGTCTGATACATGCCACTCTACGCCGTGACCGCAGGGAGGTGGGACTCAAAGTGCCACAGATGATGGAAAGCTCAAGGACCCTCCCCACCAAGGCTAAAATGAACAGCGCACTAGCACTTAGCTACCAGCAGAGGGTGCCCACTGCAttgtacacatgcacacagtgcagcagcaacagcagcagcaccagtgtCAGCGTTAGCGGTGGTGGAACTACAAGCAGTGGCATCGCAGGTGGCACGGTGGTGAGGCAGGACTTCCCACCAGGGAAAGGAGCACATCACAGCACGATTATCGTGCACTCCAAAAGTAACACACCCATGGCCTCTCAGTCATCTTACAGTCTGCTTAGTGCTGTTGATAACAGCAGGGACAGAACAGTGTACGTTAACTCTGCCTTCACTGAAGATGAGACTTTAAATCAGCAGTGTCACCTTGAGAAATCTGTACGTCAGCTGACTCTCGGCGATGTCAGTTTGACAGTTAAACGCCCTCCGCCTTACCAGTGGGACACCTCGACCACAGAGGAGTTCTGGCTCACTCCAGAACAAACAATGTTAGGTCCTCCACCTGGACCTCATAAACCACCTCCACTTATCATCAGTCAAGCTCAGCACATAGACATGACTCGGCTGCCGTTTGTCCTCACGACTAAACCTCCAACCAGTCAGACCACAAGCACTCTTACTTTCCCATCAGGTTACCAAATATCCCTCTCGCCTTTTCCTCCAGGTGTGGCTCACGGCGGTCCTCCACTTCAGACCTTACAGAACCCTCCACCACAGTGTTCTCCAAATGAAGTAGTTGGTTCAGTCCCTTATGCTCAGCAGGATCCCAACTTAGTCTTGCCACCAGGCTATCCTCCAAGTCTGGCTAACTTGGCCTGCTGCCCACTCCCTCCGATGTATCCAGGAGCCAGCTCATGTGCCGGACTTCAGCTGCACCCTGTCAGTCTTCACCCCTGGAACCCGTACCCCTGCCCGCCTCCCATGCAAGACCCTCCAGCACCTCCCCTCCCCACCAAAACTCATCAGATTTTAGAGAAGCCAATTCTCTCCCCACCTCCTCCAACTGGGCCACCCCCACCAccccctctcccccctcctcctccacctacTGAGCTACCACCATCCAAAAGTGCCACAGAGGATCTAGCAGAGTCCGCCAACAACTTTCCAGAGCCATCATCCCTGAATGAAAGTCCTGTGCCACAGGAGTCAGAGCGCTTCAACAAGAAGAGCCGCAAAAGATTGGACAGCAGAGCCGAGGAAGCCAACATGCCCACTGTCTCTGAGGGAAAATCCAGAAAGGAAGGCCGTGCACTCTCGGACTTTAACACTCTCATTTCCAGCCCAAGGCTTGGCagcagggagaagaagaagcccaaggggcagagagagcagctcaaTAAAACCAAGAAGATGAGCAGGACCACAAATGAGTTCCAGGATAGTTCAGAGAGTGAGCCAGAGCTATTTATTAGTGGTGATGAGCTCATGAATCAGAACCAGAGTAGTAAGAAGAGCTGGAAGAACAAGCGCAGCATGCGTATGGCGAGTGAGCTGGAGGAGATAAAGTGCCGCAAGGCAAATGAAAGGGAGGACCGCAGTTTGGGAAGCCAAGGATTCGTCTATGTCATGGCCAATAAACAACCATTGTGGAATGAAGCCACCCAGGTCTACCAGCTTGATTTTGGAGGACGAGTCACACAGGAGTCAGCAAAGAATTTTCAAATTGAGCTGGATGGTAGACAG GTGATGCAGTTTGGGCGCATCGATGGGAATGCCTATATCTTGGATTTCCAGTATCCTTTCTCAGCAGTGCAGGCATTTGCTGTTGCCTTGGCTAACGTGACTCAAAGGCTGAAGTGA
- the tulp4b gene encoding tubby-related protein 4 isoform X2: protein MSRNYEPGHSVGMLAAVEHGPILCSDSNILCLSWKGRVPKSEKDKPVCRRRYYEEGWLATGNGRGVVGVTFTSSHCRRDRSTPQRINFNLRGHNSEVVLVRWNEPFQKLATCDMEGGIFVWIQYEGRWSVELVNDRGAQVSDFTWSHDGTQALIAYRDGFVLVGSVSGQRHWSSEINLESQITCGIWTPDDQQVLFGTADGQVIVMDCHGRMLAHVLLHESDGIVSMSWNCPNFLVEDSTESDTDSDDNILPLVRRVKPLLTVTFLSGDISLMNNYDDLSPAVIRSGLKDVEAQWCSQGDLLAVAGMERHGLPVDSACSSIMRNALVKFYNVQGEHIYTLETPAQRPITTICWGHRDSRLFLACGPALYVVRVEHRVASLQLLCQQGIASALREEKDVGKLNMPSLLCSYVTTAFIPTIKPPIPDPNNIRDFVSYPTAGNERLHCTMKRAEDSPEAGGPCYTLYLEYLGGLVPILKGRRISKLRPEFVIMDPKMDSKAEEVCVNPMISYTDSCNCSDSSDIELSDEWVGKKSPKLSRGNRMNMESRKSPKLSRANQESQRSPRLPTKKPPVRSPSLTRREFSMDGITEHNYLAQVTSNIWGTKFKIVGLASFLPANLGAVIYKTSLLHLQPRQMTIYLPEVRKISHDFMSLPVFNPNVFSEDEDDLPVMGPSGVAGDNPPCTVNIPIAPIHSPAQAMSPTQSIGLVQSLLANQNIQLDVLTNPTATAAAAAAAAAASVPVTDHGQDAVPTPYPVPARYSNPGQVIFNGLEMGPLLPGTLPPPPPPHHLPPQPHPQRSHSQQPRQLPSKQSQQMQAQQQQQQQQQQQQQQQQQQQQQQQKIMHHHQQQQQQQQQHHQQHQVQQQQQMQQNPQQVTHQQLHHQQQIQQQQQQMQLQHEQMQQQQQQMQQQQQQIRQQIQEMRQQQQQLQQQHQQIQQQHQQMQRQHQQMQQQLKMQMVLPPPPSGYPTISLQQIHLLPPPPTTEPGFSRAEHSHTLKPSLPRTLPPFSDMDGSMEIQMRKVNPPPPYPGTVVSAATVTAVATPQTLVTNCDSPSVLAPDPCLKKDEFLLHPVTLQYPTPLGYERITTFDSSGNVEEVCRPRRRLVRNQNAYAVHGIGGSATLKVTSSENKKIQLPYSSATLSRLSVPRYSIPSGDPPPYPDPANQVTATLPPPQRIDSSLIHATLRRDRREVGLKVPQMMESSRTLPTKAKMNSALALSYQQRVPTALYTCTQCSSNSSSTSVSVSGGGTTSSGIAGGTVVRQDFPPGKGAHHSTIIVHSKSNTPMASQSSYSLLSAVDNSRDRTVYVNSAFTEDETLNQQCHLEKSVRQLTLGDVSLTVKRPPPYQWDTSTTEEFWLTPEQTMLGPPPGPHKPPPLIISQAQHIDMTRLPFVLTTKPPTSQTTSTLTFPSGYQISLSPFPPGVAHGGPPLQTLQNPPPQCSPNEVVGSVPYAQQDPNLVLPPGYPPSLANLACCPLPPMYPGASSCAGLQLHPVSLHPWNPYPCPPPMQDPPAPPLPTKTHQILEKPILSPPPPTGPPPPPPLPPPPPPTELPPSKSATEDLAESANNFPEPSSLNESPVPQESERFNKKSRKRLDSRAEEANMPTVSEGKSRKEGRALSDFNTLISSPRLGSREKKKPKGQREQLNKTKKMSRTTNEFQDSSESEPELFISGDELMNQNQSSKKSWKNKRSMRMASELEEIKCRKANEREDRSLGSQGFVYVMANKQPLWNEATQVYQLDFGGRVTQESAKNFQIELDGRQVMQFGRIDGNAYILDFQYPFSAVQAFAVALANVTQRLK, encoded by the exons ATGTCCAGGAACTATGAG CCTGGTCACTCAGTAGGGATGTTGGCTGCCGTGGAACATGGTCCCATCCTCTGCAGCGACTCCAACATCCTCTGCCTCTCGTGGAAAGGCAGGGTCCCCAAGAGTGAAAAGGACAAGCCGGTATGCCGGAGGCGGTACTATGAGGAGGGCTGGCTTGCCACGGGGAATGGGAGAGGAGTTGTTGGGGTGACGTTTACATCGAGTCACTGCAGGAGGGACAGGAGCACACCTCAGAGAATCAATTTTAACCTGCGAGGACACAACAGCGAG GTTGTCTTGGTACGTTGGAATGAACCCTTTCAGAAGCTGGCCACCTGCGATATGGAGGGAGGGATCTTTGTGTGGATCCAGTATGAAGGGAGATGGTCAGTAGAGCTGGTCAATGACAGAGGAGCCCAG GTGAGTGACTTCACTTGGTCACATGATGGCACTCAAGCCCTCATCGCATACCGGGATGGCTTTGTGTTAGTTGGCTCGGTCAGCGGACAAAGACACTGGTCGTCTGAGATTAACCTGGAGAGTCAGATCACCTGTGGCATCTGGACGCCTGATGATCAACAG GTGTTGTTTGGCACAGCGGACGGTCAGGTGATAGTGATGGACTGTCATGGACGAATGCTCGCACATGTTCTATTACACGAGTCTGATGGGATCGTGAGCATGTCCTGGAACTGCCCCAACTTCCTGGTGGAAGACAGCACAGAGAGCGACACAGACTCTGATGACAATATTCTGCCTTTAG TGCGGCGAGTCAAGCCGTTGTTGACAGTCACCTTCTTATCCGGAGATATCAGTTTAATGAACAACTATGACGACCTCTCTCCTGCTGTAATTCGCTCAGGGCTGAAAG ATGTTGAGGCCCAGTGGTGCTCCCAGGGAGACCTCCTGGCTGTGGCCGGCATGGAGAGACATGGGCTTCCTGTTGACTCTGCCTGTTCGTCCATCATGAGGAATGCCCTCGTTAAGTTCTATAATGTCCAAGGAGAGCACATCTACACTTTGGAGACACCGGCACAG agGCCCATCACCACCATCTGTTGGGGTCATAGAGACTCCCGTCTGTTCCTTGCATGTGGACCAGCACTCTATGTGGTGCGTGTGGAGCACAGGGTGGCCAGCCTCCAACTTTTATGCCAGCAGGGCATCGCCAGCGCCCTGCGAGAGGAGAAGGATGTGGGGAAACTGAACATGCCCTCGCTGCTCTGCTCCTATGTCACCACTGCTTTCATACCCACCATCAAG CCCCCAATCCCTGACCCCAACAACATCCGTGACTTTGTCAGCTATCCCACAGCTGGGAATGAGCGGCTCCACTGCACCATGAAGCGAGCAGAGGACAGCCCAGAGGCAGGCGGACCCTGCTACACTCTTTACCTAGAATACTTAGGAGGACTGGTGCCCATCCTCAAAGGAAGGCGCATTAGTAAACTACGGCCCGAGTTTGTCATTATGGATCCAAAAATGGACAGCAAAGCAG aggaggtgtgtgtgaatCCCATGATCTCATACACTGACAGCTGTAACTGCTCTGACTCCAGTGACATTGAGTTGAGCGATGAGTGGGTCGGGAAGAAGTCACCGAAGTTATCCCGAGGAAACAG GATGAACATGGAATCAAGAAAATCTCCCAAACTTTCACGTGCCAATCAGGAAAGCCAACGGTCGCCACGGTTACCAACAAAGAAGCCTCCAGTTCGGTCTCCAAGTCTGACACGCCGAGAGTTTTCCATGGATGGGATCACAGAG CACAACTACCTTGCTCAAGTCACATCCAACATTTGGGGGACGAAATTCAAAATTGTTGGACTTGCTTCCTTTCTCCCTGCCAATCTCGGTGCAG TCATCTATAAGACGAGTCTGCTTCATCTGCAGCCGAGACAGATGACAATCTACCTTCCAGAGGTGCGAAAGATTTCTCATGACTTTATGAGCCTGCCTGTGTTCAACCCCAACGTGTTcagtgaggatgaggatgacTTACCAG TGATGGGGCCGTCTGGAGTGGCAGGAGACAACCCTCCCTGCACAGTCAACATTCCCATTGCTCCTATCCACAGCCCGGCTCAGGCCATGTCTCCAACTCAGAGTATCGGCCTGGTTCAGTCTCTCCTGGCCAATCAGAACATTCAGCTCGATGTCCTGACCAACCCTACAgccactgcagcagctgcagctgcagccgcAGCAGCCTCTGTCCCTGTTACTGATCACGGGCAGGACGCAGTTCCAACACCATACCCAGTGCCAGCTAGATACTCAAACCCTGGTCAGGTGATCTTCAACGGGCTGGAGATGGGTCCTCTTCTCCCTGGTACTCTTcctcccccacctccaccccaccaTCTCCCACCGCAGCCTCACCCGCAGAGGTCTCATTCACAACAGCCTCGCCAGTTGCCGTCTAAACAGTCACAACAAATGCAggcacagcagcaacagcaacagcaacagcagcagcagcagcagcagcagcagcagcagcagcaacagcagcagaaaataatgcatcatcatcaacaacagcagcagcagcagcagcaacaccaTCAACAACACCAGGttcagcaacagcaacaaatgCAACAAAACCCACAGCAAGTGACGCACCAACAACTTCACCACCAACAGCagatccagcagcagcagcaacagatgCAGCTGCAGCATGAACAgatgcagcaacagcagcagcagatgcaacagcagcaacagcagatcCGCCAACAGATCCAGGAGatgagacagcagcagcagcagctccagcagcagcaccagcagatCCAGCAACAACACCAACAGATGCAGAGGCAGCACCAACAAATGCAGCAGCAACTAAAGATGCAGATGGTGCTGCCCCCTCCTCCATCTGGCTATCCAACTATTTCATTACAACAGATCCAtctcctgcctcctcctcctaccACTGagcctgggttcagcagggcGGAGCATAGCCACACTCTTAAACCAAGTCTGCCACGGACTTTACCTCCCTTCAGCGACATGGATGGATCAATGGAGATTCAGATGAGGAAGGTGAATCCCCCTCCTCCATACCCAGGCACTGTGGTGTCTGCAGCAACAGTTACAGCTGTTGCTACACCTCAAACTCTTGTCACAAACTGTGACAGCCCAAGTGTCCTGGCACCAGACCCCTGCTTGAAGAAGGATGAATTTTTGCTCCACCCTGTCACTTTACAGTACCCGACACCCCTTGGGTATGAAAGGATCACGACCTTTGACAGCAGTGGCAATGTGGAGGAGGTTTGTCGGCCGCGCAGGCGCCTCGTTCGCAACCAAAATGCATATGCTGTCCATGGCATCGGAGGCTCGGCCACACTCAAGGTCACTTCCTCTGAGAATAAAAAAATCCAACTTCCCTACAGCTCAGCAACTCTTAGTCGTCTCTCTGTCCCTCGATACTCAATACCTAGTGGTGACCCTCCTCCTTACCCTGATCCAGCCAATCAAGTAACTGCtacacttcctcctcctcagaggATTGACAGCAGTCTGATACATGCCACTCTACGCCGTGACCGCAGGGAGGTGGGACTCAAAGTGCCACAGATGATGGAAAGCTCAAGGACCCTCCCCACCAAGGCTAAAATGAACAGCGCACTAGCACTTAGCTACCAGCAGAGGGTGCCCACTGCAttgtacacatgcacacagtgcagcagcaacagcagcagcaccagtgtCAGCGTTAGCGGTGGTGGAACTACAAGCAGTGGCATCGCAGGTGGCACGGTGGTGAGGCAGGACTTCCCACCAGGGAAAGGAGCACATCACAGCACGATTATCGTGCACTCCAAAAGTAACACACCCATGGCCTCTCAGTCATCTTACAGTCTGCTTAGTGCTGTTGATAACAGCAGGGACAGAACAGTGTACGTTAACTCTGCCTTCACTGAAGATGAGACTTTAAATCAGCAGTGTCACCTTGAGAAATCTGTACGTCAGCTGACTCTCGGCGATGTCAGTTTGACAGTTAAACGCCCTCCGCCTTACCAGTGGGACACCTCGACCACAGAGGAGTTCTGGCTCACTCCAGAACAAACAATGTTAGGTCCTCCACCTGGACCTCATAAACCACCTCCACTTATCATCAGTCAAGCTCAGCACATAGACATGACTCGGCTGCCGTTTGTCCTCACGACTAAACCTCCAACCAGTCAGACCACAAGCACTCTTACTTTCCCATCAGGTTACCAAATATCCCTCTCGCCTTTTCCTCCAGGTGTGGCTCACGGCGGTCCTCCACTTCAGACCTTACAGAACCCTCCACCACAGTGTTCTCCAAATGAAGTAGTTGGTTCAGTCCCTTATGCTCAGCAGGATCCCAACTTAGTCTTGCCACCAGGCTATCCTCCAAGTCTGGCTAACTTGGCCTGCTGCCCACTCCCTCCGATGTATCCAGGAGCCAGCTCATGTGCCGGACTTCAGCTGCACCCTGTCAGTCTTCACCCCTGGAACCCGTACCCCTGCCCGCCTCCCATGCAAGACCCTCCAGCACCTCCCCTCCCCACCAAAACTCATCAGATTTTAGAGAAGCCAATTCTCTCCCCACCTCCTCCAACTGGGCCACCCCCACCAccccctctcccccctcctcctccacctacTGAGCTACCACCATCCAAAAGTGCCACAGAGGATCTAGCAGAGTCCGCCAACAACTTTCCAGAGCCATCATCCCTGAATGAAAGTCCTGTGCCACAGGAGTCAGAGCGCTTCAACAAGAAGAGCCGCAAAAGATTGGACAGCAGAGCCGAGGAAGCCAACATGCCCACTGTCTCTGAGGGAAAATCCAGAAAGGAAGGCCGTGCACTCTCGGACTTTAACACTCTCATTTCCAGCCCAAGGCTTGGCagcagggagaagaagaagcccaaggggcagagagagcagctcaaTAAAACCAAGAAGATGAGCAGGACCACAAATGAGTTCCAGGATAGTTCAGAGAGTGAGCCAGAGCTATTTATTAGTGGTGATGAGCTCATGAATCAGAACCAGAGTAGTAAGAAGAGCTGGAAGAACAAGCGCAGCATGCGTATGGCGAGTGAGCTGGAGGAGATAAAGTGCCGCAAGGCAAATGAAAGGGAGGACCGCAGTTTGGGAAGCCAAGGATTCGTCTATGTCATGGCCAATAAACAACCATTGTGGAATGAAGCCACCCAGGTCTACCAGCTTGATTTTGGAGGACGAGTCACACAGGAGTCAGCAAAGAATTTTCAAATTGAGCTGGATGGTAGACAG GTGATGCAGTTTGGGCGCATCGATGGGAATGCCTATATCTTGGATTTCCAGTATCCTTTCTCAGCAGTGCAGGCATTTGCTGTTGCCTTGGCTAACGTGACTCAAAGGCTGAAGTGA